From the genome of Prunus persica cultivar Lovell chromosome G8, Prunus_persica_NCBIv2, whole genome shotgun sequence:
ACATCCGAAAGACTTACCACATTCATGTCCACACGGAGCTCTTCAAACCATGCTGTGGTATCTTTCTCTCTAAGTACGCTCGCAATGTATATGCAAGCTAAAGCAATCAGGTGTGGAGGATGTACGAGTGCAAGATCCATCTTGTATGTGTCATTTACTACTCCCCTGTGTATATCAACATGTCAAGGTTACCTTATGTCTAAAGTGTAAAAACGGTCAGAATGTCTACATACAAAAATTCACTCATCCAAAACGCAATTCAAGCTTATACAGAAAACACAGAAAAACAGAACATCTTTTATCAGCTCCACCCAAGTCTTGCATTCATTTTGGAAGCATCTTTGCATGAAAACCCTTCACAAGAAGTAGAGCCCTAAagatatgtataaataaatagcaGCTAGATACGCATGCAGATATGTATCACACCTTCAGAAAATAAACCACTCCGGAGATTGGGCTCTTACCAAGTTAACTGAGTCATACTTATATCGTTTAAGCTTGCATCTTGAAGCAACCTGGAAAGAAATGGAGTGAAATGCTTTTAAGAATCTTCTTAGTGAAGAGAGGATAGTTTCCTATCAACATAGAGAGAGTGAGCTAGATAAGAAGAACATTAATGGCATCACCAGAATCACACATAACAGTTTTCGGTGCAAACTTAAAGTTGGACTTCTATTAGTATGCTAAAAACTATAACACTAAATTGGACTGTATACATATTTGCTGAAATACAATGGTGCCAACCACTCATGATCTGCAGGAATTGAAAGATTTACGAGTAACAATGGagggaaacaaaataaagcacaACTGTAGAGCTCAAATAAGGTGGGAAATAAGCAGATAAACAAGGATTTATCTCTACAGAATACTTACTGAGACAATGAACGATAAGGATGATATACAACTAAATAATAGTTGAGAGCTTCTAGAATCTTCATTTCCATTTCCAGTATGTCTTTGATCTCGTATCTATACTTCTCATCAGAATCTGTAACAGAAAAGTGGTAAATTGTGAGGGCTTCACATTAAGTAAATCATAATAAAAGTTGGAGAAGTAATCTATTATTTTCAGTAACAAGTACTTACATATTTTTCTGATGTAAAATACGAGAAGTTTAGCTTGCACTGTGCTTTCTTCTGCTTTTGATGCCAGGTACAAGCAGGTTGGAGCTACAAGACGTGGATCATACTCAGACATACTCTTCCTGAAGCAATAAATAGAATTATGCTTGGAAAGAGAAATCACATCTAGACTTTGAAGTCCTGCAATGATAGATAGCCAAACCCCAGGCCCAGAGAAAGGAATTCAACAATAGCTGTATAATGAACTGGGACAAAATAGAGTTGTGAACATCACAACAGATGAGAACAATGTAACCAGCATACAAGTGAGAATGAACAGCATATTACACTGAACTTGTTTTGGGGAATAAGAATTAACTATATGATTAAGGACTGTTTGAATACACATCTTAACAGCACGTCATTAATAAGCAGGGTGCAAATGTAAACATGAAGACACAAACAAGCAATGGACATGTGCAATCATGATTGGGTCTTGATTTGAGGATATGCCTAGCTTGTTAGTTATTTATTCTGTCGTCGTCAAAATGAACCTCAGTGACAAAATCAGTTAAGAGGCATAAAAATCTGGCTTAGCTaaacaaatgagagaaacTTAACAGATACGGACTCAAACATGAAATGCAGGATTTAGGGGTTAACAACACTCTCAGAACTTCCACAAGAGAACAACCCATACATTCAAATAAGGAAGGAACCATGAACTTATGGCTAGTGACTGAGCATTTTTCTCCCACTATTGGATAATTAGTTAAGATACCTGGTGTACACTCGTCTCATATATGTAACTGCAGTAGCTACAACCCTGAAACCAGTAAATAAGAGATCAGATAAATAGGCAGAAGTGAATTAAGAATTTCCTACACTTCAAGTAGATGAAGTAATCAGCTCGACCTTTGCCTCACTTTTACATGTTGTGCCAATTTTGATATATctgaaagaaaggaaaaaaggaaaaaaaaaaacaattaatttataGTAAACATATACAAAACATAAGTGATAAGCAGTACCATGCTTGCGCATGTGAACAACATACATTAATCTTTGTATCAGAAGCTCTATTCCAGAAAGTCGGATTacataaaaaaagagtaataTGGTATACATTTGAAGGATATTCATCACAAATAGCATCACttcaacaaataaataccaaaaaacATAAGAACTTTGTAAGATGGTAAAAATCCAAAGCTCCATATGACAACTTCTAAGGGAAATGAATATCTACAGAACACCAACACACACAACCACGTGATAGAAGCACTATTAGTTTTTTCTATAGTTTCAATCCGGTTAAAAAGATCCCAAAGGTAGATTTCATTTCCTCGTTTAGGCATTCttgatattgggatcctgtcAAAACTTATAATGTTTTTCATCTCTAGTCAACTTCTTAAATGGGGGCATAAGAAGCTCAATTgaaatgaaggaagttcaaTCCAAATGTAACAGTTCAACATCAAGCACAGatatcaaaaaaataacaaaaacccatATTACAAAACTCATTTAAAATCCTATAACaagtaaaacaaaaaccaaattcatgGCAATCAAAACAGAAACATAATACGAAACCAAAGCCAACAagagaagggagagagagagaaaatacaGCTGGCCATATGCATCTTTATGAGCTTGAAGTCTTCAAGAGTGATGCCTTTCTCTTTATCAAGTGGGAAGACCACATCCACATCTTCCTGGTCGAAAAGCTGTTTGCTGCGTAAAACAAACAACCCATAATCAGAAACAAGGAAAagcaaaacaccaaaaaaaaaaaaaaaatcagaaacatgGAAAACAATATTGGGttttgaaatacatactaGTGGGACGACGTCCAGAAATTGGCAGCCATTTCTTTCCTGGGAGATTCAAAGTGTCTGAGTTCCCCCAACCGTCAATTACTTCCTCGCTTCAGATTCTGTTTACCGGGCATGTAGAAATTGGACCTTGTGGAACGTTTTTAGATTGAGAGTTCAGCCAATTTTGTTGCCCATTCAGATTATCTAATGGGCTACCCATCTCTTTCGATCCACTTGAACTAAACAAATCTAGCCCAATTAACAAAAaggataaagaaaaaaggcggtcgctacattttttttttttttttttttttttttgggatatcAAAGTTTGGAACGTAACAAGGAGGTGTCATTAAGGCTTGAATCCGAGAATATTGATCTGCGACAAATACTTTTAACATTGAGTTATGAATTCGTTAGCACTTGCTGTTTTACACCCggcaattttattatatttttaactttttttaactTCCTAAAAACTTGAATCTTGTTTCCAGCAGCAAAACAGAGCCCCGGCAGATGGTGGGACCCAGTAGactgggctggcccgagtttTACCATGACATCAGTAGTGCTACAGTGCTGCTGCAGTCCACGTGTCGCACTCTGGACTCTCCGATcagatttttttctccaatccaaTGGCAGCtaatttttgtgcaataaaattttttttaaattttttttaaaaaaatacaaaaaaattactaatttttttttcaataaataccaaccaatactcttcacttttaacaccaaatcctcatacattttcttatccttctattattattcactttctactcaatatttttttcactttcaagttttatttttctctatcatattatggcttcttctattgAAACCGGAGGGGAATGGAGCATgatatcttatccgaaaattttaaatttatctgaaatttgaactttgaaaccgaaaattttatctgattatgagatatgaatagtattgacacgtagaaacccaaaaatttatccaaaaatattatctaaattaattgtttaggtaaaaaaagttgtttaaaaaaaataaaattgaatagtatttgccatggcaaatgacaactgctggaaacacacATTGCTTAATATAGCAAGGGCAGCTACTATTTACATGAATAGTAACTACCCTAGTCCCCCCTTACTATAACGAGGGACAAACtgctggaagtgctctaagTGATGTAGGAATAAAAGTGTATTGCAACCACACAATACAAAGTCTATAATGAGAGTAATTCTCCTAACAGAGCCAAGAGTgtcataattatatttttgggtttgatttgaGATTTTGTCCAAAACCCTTGAATGATTGAGATATATTGGTCTTTCAAATTGTAGGTGACATGACAGGCCAACAAGAGCACATTACCAAACAAGAATGGGTGGGCTCGGACAGTGCCTATATGAGGTTAAGGTGAATGTTTTacacatttgaaaaaaaaggacatCGACAGCTCCACCAACTTCCAATCAGTGAGTTTATGTCTGTGAAGTGCacgtttttgtttctttaagaATTATTTCTTTGCAAAAGACTTGCAAATTTTGTAAAGCAAAATTGTGAACTGCCACCGCATgtcctttcttttctctctcactctcatcTCATCTCTTAAATAAACGGAAGTGACAAAATATTAATACATTCATAAACTCCGAGTGTAGGGTACGTACATGAAGCCATTTACAAGATTAACGTTGTCCTATCTTCGGCTCcttatttaaaattcataatgtTACATACTGGGCACAAATGAATTTATTGTATAAGCAATATATGACAAAAGTGAACTATAACATTTCATGCCCACGTTTGAAGCCTGCGAACTTCTTCAAAGACATTATTGATAGAGGTGAAGAGGAAGGCGTGGAGATAGCAAAGCCTCCAGCGGATTTGCTTTGGGCAAGGCAAGCCCCAGCCCTTCACGCATGTCCACTGCCTCCTCACCAACCCTACTCATATCAAAACCCTGAACCAAACGAGCcagaattaattggaccacTTGCAGCCCCAAAACCATGCCAGGGCACGACCTCCTGCCTGAGCTGAACGgaatatattcaaaattattttgaccTTTGAATTCCACTTCAGCATGGGTGGTCATGAACCTCTCGGGTTGGAATTCACCTGGGTTGGCCCACATGCGTGGGTCCCGCTGTAGTTTCCAAATGTTGACTAGTACACGAGTGCCCTTGGGCACGTGGTAGCCTGCCAGGTGGCAATCCTCTGTTGCCTCACGCAGGCCTGTGAGTGGGCCAGGTGGGTATACGCGTAGGGTTTCTTTGAGAATGGCTTGGAGGTATTTGAGGTTAGGGAGGTCTGATTCTTGTACCCATCTGTCTCTTCCTACTTGTATGTCCAGTTCTTGTTGGGCAGCTTTTAGGGTTTTCGGGTTGTTCAGTAGTAGGGAGAGTGCCCATGTTAGAGTGACGGATGTGCTTTCTGTGCCAGTTAGGATTAGAACCTGCCAAAAGCAATTAAGGAAAACAATTAATATTtgtataataattaatattgttGCTGAATAGCTTTATATTGTTACACTAAATTAACCTTACCAGTGCTGTTGATTTGATGACATTATCAAGGCTATGGCCAGAAATCACATCGTCCTCCTCTTGCAAGCTGGAGATCATCACATCCATCAAGTCACTTTCAACCCTATCTATCTTGCCTTGAGGCCTTGATCTCTGGCGATGTTCTTCAAGCCATTTCCCAAGCACACAGTCAAGTTCCTTGAAACACCTTTTCATGGAACCCACATGCCCAAACAAGCTGTCCAGCCACTCAAGCCACGGCATAGCATCTGACCAAACAAAAACGCCAAACAGATACAAAGCCTCCTTCACAGCCTTTTCAAAACGCCAAGCCTCACTGTTTTTCTCATTATATTGCTCAGCTGTGAATCTCTTCCCAGCAATCAGCCTCACGTTTATGTTGAACGTTAAGAACTCAATTAACTCACTTAAATGCACTGGCGTGGGGCTCGCGCCATTCTTCGTGCAAAGTGAGAGCAGATTTTTGATGAACAAGTCAACCTTCGAGGTCCTAACGTGGCTTAGCATTTCGACTCTTTTGGTCGAGAGGAGCTCCAGCGTGGCCAGCTTGCGGACGTGGCGCCAGTAGGGCCCGTAGGGGGCTAGGGCAAAAAGTGCATTGTCGTAGCCCAAGTGCTTGCCTCCTGCAATGCTTGCTCGTGTGGCAAAAACTCTATCGTTTGTTGTGAGACATTCTTTGACTGTCTCCCAGGCGCTGAGGACCAGCACTTGGTGTTGGCCAAGCTTGAGGGAGAAGATTGGTCCATGGTCATCTGCCATGGCTCCCAAGGTTATGGCAACTGGGTCTTTGCTACGTAACAGAGGGAGGTGGCCTATGAAGGGCCATGCTCCAGAGGGTTGGGGGACTAATTTGGTCGTCACAGTCGTCTTTGTGCTGGTGATCTTCTTCTTAGTGTGAGCTGTGATTCTCAAGGCAGCATATAGAATAAGCAAAGATAAAATTGTTTCAAGAATTTGGATTGGGGAAATTGTAAAATCCATGGtgttggggagagagagagagagagagagagagtgttaCAGATGGGAATATGATTGCGTGTAGGATATAGTTCATTTTGCAAGTGTATTTATAGACACAGATACGTCtctttcaaaaacaaataaacaaacgCATTGAGATACACAATGGATGCTCACCACATCTCAAATATATAGGATAATtagatatttaattttttttctctttccaacATCTCTGGTTTTCATTCACTAGAGTGTCGGTTGGAGTTCGatacttaaaaaatatatatatatatatatatatactctaCTTATAAGACAGTAATGTTTACAATTTTGATGCAACAGTGCCGCTGCTATAAATCATAGGACAAACTTACTTGGGCCCATACCTTCATATCTATGTCTACCAAATTAAATGATTACCCGCTTGcaaactttttcaaacaaataaagtaaaaattgAAGGTGAttctaagagcatctccacctCAAAAGGCTAAGGTAAGGATAAGAGCAAAGCAAGGGCAATAGTGGCAGCTTTGtaatttgtggttccacctcAAAGGGCTAAGGCtaaggcaattactattcattgtactttattttctatttttttatactttcaactattaattttgataattttttgtaattaaatttccggataagatttttagttgccacgtgtccatcatttttcagaaaagattTTCGAATGAGACTCTcagttgccacgtgtcttattccaaACAAACTTTTtggatattcattaaaaaaaaattataatctcagatttcaaataagattttcaccctctaaaattgtgccacgtgtcccatgtcaaataagattttcagatattttaaaaaaaaattataatctaatattttagataagattttcaccctctaaaattgtgtcacgtgtcccatgtcagataagattttcagatattttaaaaaaattataatctcatatttcagatcagattttcaccctctaaaattgtgccacgtgtcatctctatcttctgaatccctctataaaactacaccattaacttatacctctcacaccatttCTTATCTATTcattcatttctcagattttacaaaacacattctacTCTTAATGTCAAACTTGAGGAGGTTGTTGGAGAGGCAAcagaaagaagaggaacaaaTCTGGCGTAGATGTGCTGATAAAGATGAGGAGGCCGataaagaagaggaagacatGCTTGCAGCAGCGGTGTGTATGCTTAATCAATCAAGGCAACACCGCCGTAGTCGTGCcccaaatgtggacagacgtAGGGAGTCTCGAGGTAAAAATCTCTTGgaagattactttatcccaaattcgttatatcATGTTCATAAgtttcgagagagatataaaatgcagccacatttgttccgaaaaatcatgcatgatatttgtaattacgacacatacttcattcaaaaataTGATACTGTTGGAGTTTTCGGTATTCTcccggagcaaaaacttacagctacTTTGCAgatgcttgcttatggggcatctgcaaagcaggtggatgagattgcaaggatgggaaaatcaactatcctagagtgcttggtgagattctatgatgcagtggaaaatttgtacacaAGGGAGTACCTTCACAAACCCACGCCaagggacctgcaaaggcttctacaaaaagctgaggctcgaggtttcccaagaatgattggaagcatcgattgcatgcactggcagtggaagaattgtcctactACTTGGCAAGGAGACTATGGGAATCGGAAGGgcaaaaaaagtataattttggaGGCCGTAGCTTTATTCGActgttgggtttggcatgccttcttcggaATTGCCGGATCTTAGAATGACCTCAATATccttggtcaatccccggtaCTCGACGAggtattgtgaggtcatgacCCCCAGATCACCTACCAAGtcaacaataccgtatactCTGGTACGTACTACTTTGCCGAcggaatttatcctaggtggacaacatttgtgaaaacaattccaaatccccaatccgagaaagaaaaaagctttgctgcctttcaagaaggttacatgaaagacgtggaaaggtgtttcggTATATTGCAAGCTCGTTAGGCAATTATTAGGGGTGCTGCTTGGATGCTAGATGAGGAGGTGCTGCAGAGCATTATgctgacttgcatcatcctccacaacatgattgtggaggatgagtttGATTATGATGCTTCAGATGTGTTTGAACCCGATCCCATGAACACGGCGTTGACAAGAATGTATGAAAGGCCAATGAGACCAAATGGACAACCAATGGAGCCCAAACCGTTACTTCGGGATGGTCGATACAACAACCCAATGATTGATTGTtatcaagaaatgcaatcttaTATGTTCACGAGAGACATCAACttgacttgatcgagcacttgtgggagatgaaaggcaatcacagTGGATGAAGTCAAGATACAagctttgtttggaattatgctttattttgtgtgtggtgttttttggaattatgctttttttattattattatgcttttaagtatggtttgttttgtgtgttgtttgcaataaattaaggtttgtttttaattaatctttgttttgatgctcaaatgtttttaataaattgtcatattatttaatgctttctttattgaataaaaaggaaacaatacaacaaattaatacatatGGCAAAGGTGTTTCAATACAacttaatggttttcatcatttaaccaatccgtattgctaggtccatcgtcatggaaaagttttcttctcatcacatcccttcgtcttagcttccaataggcctttgtttcagaagacatatggcttgtatccatggccatgattttcatctctctatcatccatgtctttttcttttgcctgCTGCTGTTGAATGCAAATGCTTCCTGTCGTGCCTTGTTCGCTTCATCTCTTTTTaagtctctctcaattcttagTGCAgtgttcttagctatttgctccAATAATTGTACACATTCATTGTTCGAAGTGCTCCCTCTCTTGGCCTTcgccgcctttctcccaataggtctcgACGGATGTGGAAGTGGTGACTCCGTTTCCATTGGGAGTCCAATGGCGAATCGGTTGTTGACGAATCGTGGAGCGGCGTCTCATTTAATACAACCGGTAGACCTGTGGGAATAATGTTGAATCTCGAAAAATCCTTCACAACTTCCcaacattggaaatgcaagaaacttttttttctttgccccatggcaccgaaccaaagttgtgcttgtatgatctattaaaaataaataattggaagtgtaagaaaaaaatatatattatgcaagaaaatataaactattttgaaatgcatgaataaaattgattatgcaagaaaatatagacaaattggaaatgcaaaaagaaaaaaaaaagattatgcaagaaaaagaaatataatatgcaataaaaaaaaagctacatgaaattgatttaaatggcaattataaatattttaccttATCGGATAGATTTTGACCGCTTCGAATGTTCTCccttgcttttgtcaaggcatttctccatttccctaactctttattcagaattttccatctactagacaaGGTCATTTCGGTTCGAATAGAAcccgatctttgacaaaattctccctgaattttgctccacatatgaggcaacttcatctcattgcccgagACAGGGCAATGACTAACGATCACCCAAGACTGACACAACGCAATATGTTCATGAGTTGTTCACGCACCTCCAGCTTCGACAGAAGATGGCATTTGTTTTTtgatacaaatggaaagtagtagaaaaatgtgagtggagagtaaaaaagATTGGAATGAGAAGAGTTTAGATGaagaattggtgtggaaagtgaataatgtgagtggagagtaaaaaatattggaaggagaagaaattgtatgaagatttggtgtggagagtgaataaaattgttaggtatttttaaggaaaaaaatccagaatttttggtttttttttaaaaaaaaaattcagaattttttagccaaaaaaaggAGGACCGTCGGATTTCTAGAAAAAAACTGATCGGAGAGTCTGGGTTGCGACACGTGGCGCATGCCCGTTGGATTCTGTTAGCTCTGACGTCACCTCCCTTGGGCTGAAGCCTAGGCGAAACCTGCCCTTGGGCTTGCCCGAGCCTCTTTTCTCGCGCTGGAGCAGTCTTGGGCTTGCTCGGGGGGCCTCCTGCCGGGTTTGCGTGCAGCACTGGAGCTGCTCTAAGTCAAGTCACCCATTCAAACTCTACATCGTCAAGTTTCCATTACCTGGCCGCTAATCAATTATCCAATACATCAATTGGCttctttgatattttttttggttgtgaaAGTTAGGAAGGGGGTGGAAAACTTATACACAGGTATTATGGGGGCTTGAATTTAGGATCACTTGGAAGCATATCAAGAGCATAGGCCAATCCAGCTAACACCCCATTGATCTTCTTTAAGACTTTCAAGCAGTTAAAATTGCACATAACTTCCCGGAAATAAATATggttttagattttttaaGCAAATTTAGGGTGTAATCTTCCTAATATATGTCTTTGTCCACGAATTTAATGGGGCTCAGTTCTATTAGAAAGATCGTCCTAAAAATGTAATAAGCGTAGTATTTTCCTTTAAGATGTCATCCTAATAATGATTTCCAACTTTCCATAATGAAATGAATGCCACTCGTGAATATTCAAATACTCGTTATTGGCGATTTTCACACCTCATAACCCTAACAAAGCCTTCCATTCCACTGACAGGTGACACAGGTCATATATCATTCAACAACCATTACGTACCCAATTAATATTTGACTTCTAAATTCCTAATACATATCTGGATGGCTATGAATTAATGGTCGTACCCTTTAGAATTCAAAGGTTAAACTTGTGGTGTGGAAGAAAACACACATCAAACACAGAACAAACGTTGTTCGATCGACCATGATTCTTTGTCCTGGGGTGAAAGATATTCTACAAAGTTGCCTTCGATGTAAAGCCTGGTTGAAAAGTATCAGGCCCTATGAACATATGGACGAGATTTCGTTGCCAGATGATACTTTGAGCAGTTTGTAGAGCAGAGCTTATTTAGGCCATTGGGTGGGGACCTTGGTCGAAAACGTTTTCCACGTATCGATGGCTTTAGTTTATGTTATAACACATGAATAATAATGTTAAATTTGTATACCAATCAAACTTTGCCGAGGGGTGTATTTCAGTAAACAAAAGTGTATTGATTTGTAGACTAACgatatcaaatttgaactCATTTTTTCggtagtttaaactatcatttgtattttattgtaAGAAATAAGTTTTATTAAGAATCACAAAAGAGagagcaaaacaaaattgaggCCACCACAAGAAAACCAAAGGCCGAGCCATGCTAAAAACCCACTACATAGATAAAGTTCACTACAAACATAAAgcccaccaaaaaaaatttcataacttATCAACTGTTTGTGCGGGTGTGGATAAAATAAGGGATAGTCTGAATTGGGTTCATATATTTGTTTCTTGGAAaaattgtagcaatggtcTCTTAAATAAGACCCCATTTTACTTTTCGTTTCTCAACCCtaaaaattattatgattatCCTTCAATTAGATCTATTGTTGCATCAGTCGTCCTTTTCATCAGTTCTAATTGTTTTTCCGTCAAAAATAAAGGTAAATTAGAAAATTCATATCAACTTTTATTAGATAAATAAACtcatttatctatatatataaagcaaaatgcagagagtggtaaaatattcaaaatatcagaaaataccattggttaatgcaaatattaagaattgaaattattaattaaatgaggataatatggtaaatttccatcttttcatattaaaaaaattaaaagaaaaagaaaaatcacataatagatcttatttttatggaatacATCTACCCATTATctcttttaattctaaaatacatttaaacttttaaaaaaaaaaaaaaaaaaaaaaaaagcctttcGTAGGTGCAGAAGAGCGTGCGAAAAGACTAGTAAACTTAAATTCCGAGTGTAGGATACGTACAAGAAGCCATTTACAAGATTAACGTTGTCCTATCTTTAGCTCCTTACTTAAAATTCATAATG
Proteins encoded in this window:
- the LOC18767495 gene encoding cyclin-C1-2; this encodes MAANFWTSSHYKQLFDQEDVDVVFPLDKEKGITLEDFKLIKMHMASYISKLAQHVKVRQRVVATAVTYMRRVYTRKSMSEYDPRLVAPTCLYLASKAEESTVQAKLLVFYIRKIYSDEKYRYEIKDILEMEMKILEALNYYLVVYHPYRSLSQLLQDASLNDISMTQLTWGVVNDTYKMDLALVHPPHLIALACIYIASVLREKDTTAWFEELRVDMNVVKNISMEILDFYENHRMIPEERFNAALNKLAFKP
- the LOC18767393 gene encoding cytochrome P450 82G1, which gives rise to MDFTISPIQILETILSLLILYAALRITAHTKKKITSTKTTVTTKLVPQPSGAWPFIGHLPLLRSKDPVAITLGAMADDHGPIFSLKLGQHQVLVLSAWETVKECLTTNDRVFATRASIAGGKHLGYDNALFALAPYGPYWRHVRKLATLELLSTKRVEMLSHVRTSKVDLFIKNLLSLCTKNGASPTPVHLSELIEFLTFNINVRLIAGKRFTAEQYNEKNSEAWRFEKAVKEALYLFGVFVWSDAMPWLEWLDSLFGHVGSMKRCFKELDCVLGKWLEEHRQRSRPQGKIDRVESDLMDVMISSLQEEDDVISGHSLDNVIKSTALVLILTGTESTSVTLTWALSLLLNNPKTLKAAQQELDIQVGRDRWVQESDLPNLKYLQAILKETLRVYPPGPLTGLREATEDCHLAGYHVPKGTRVLVNIWKLQRDPRMWANPGEFQPERFMTTHAEVEFKGQNNFEYIPFSSGRRSCPGMVLGLQVVQLILARLVQGFDMSRVGEEAVDMREGLGLALPKANPLEALLSPRLPLHLYQ